A genome region from Clupea harengus chromosome 7, Ch_v2.0.2, whole genome shotgun sequence includes the following:
- the LOC105902228 gene encoding perforin-1-like, whose translation MITHLGLDTEPSYSTRHSFYHALEPLSVLRVMATTCTSLPLGLLVLSLLCVATADVRVWGIRAYGLSGDAWSPPDPYVKVFCGNAFGGTTEFIKNNANPSWSAAFSFPHGRPGDALKLEVWDKDLMRDDHLGTCTTTVQNGSNSMSCSLRKGRVQFRYEL comes from the exons ATGATAACTCATCTTGGGCTTGACACAGAGCCTTCATACTCCACAAGACACAG TTTCTACCATGCCTTAGAGCCCTTGTCTGTCCTGAGAGTCATGGCAACCACCTGTACCTCCCTGCCCCTGGGCCTCCTTGTcctgtctctgctgtgtgtggctACTGCTGACGTCCGTGTGTGGGGCATCCGTGCCTACGGCCTGAGCGGCGACGCCTGGAGCCCTCCTGACCCCTACGTCAAAGTGTTCTGTGGCAATGCTTTTGGCGGCACGACAGAGTTCATAAAGAACAATGCCAACCCCTCCTGGAGCGCGGCATTCAGCTTTCCCCACGGAAGACCTGGAGATGCCCTCAAACTGGAGGTGTGGGATAAGGACCTGATGCGTGACGACCATCTGGGGACCTGCACTACTACTGTACAAAATGGCAGCAACTCGATGTCTTGCTCATTAAGGAAAGGCAGGGTACAGTTCCGCTACGAGCTGTGA